In Fluviicola taffensis DSM 16823, the following are encoded in one genomic region:
- a CDS encoding PorP/SprF family type IX secretion system membrane protein, with the protein MNKTLRILSAFVFCSFGAVAQQDIALTHFFYNKFSVNPGASGIEEGLCGNLMYRNQWDKISGAPNSVLFNAEINMESFGKWSGGFGLNFTHDAIGFNRQNNVSLNYSHHFQIGQGKLGLGLGVGMVNLGMSPTWIGPQTQIDATFPGASSAITYDINLGAYYRTNNWYAGISATHLQASPLPLTSQTGTGTVQLDLARHFYAMGGYTFRRIGDGDIDVQGFVESNLRKVSGNVNVRYIFRNFLYGGLAFRNSDALSVLVGFKPFDKTLASGKGRAFMWIGYSYDITVGKLAKISTGTHEIALKFCYIPIIPITKAHNPRWL; encoded by the coding sequence ATGAATAAAACGTTACGTATTTTATCAGCGTTTGTGTTCTGTTCTTTTGGAGCAGTAGCTCAACAAGACATTGCACTAACACATTTCTTTTATAATAAGTTCTCTGTTAACCCAGGAGCTTCAGGTATAGAAGAAGGTTTGTGTGGAAATTTGATGTATCGCAATCAATGGGATAAGATTTCAGGAGCACCAAACTCAGTTCTATTCAATGCTGAGATTAACATGGAAAGTTTCGGCAAGTGGTCGGGCGGCTTTGGATTGAATTTCACGCATGATGCAATTGGATTTAATAGACAGAATAATGTTTCATTGAATTATTCTCACCATTTCCAAATTGGACAAGGGAAACTAGGTTTAGGCTTAGGTGTCGGAATGGTTAATTTAGGGATGAGTCCAACATGGATTGGTCCACAGACTCAAATCGATGCGACTTTTCCTGGAGCAAGCTCTGCGATTACTTACGATATTAATTTAGGCGCCTATTACCGAACTAATAATTGGTATGCAGGTATTTCAGCAACGCATTTACAAGCATCTCCATTACCTTTGACTTCTCAAACGGGAACAGGAACTGTTCAGCTTGATTTGGCTCGCCATTTCTATGCGATGGGTGGGTATACTTTTAGAAGAATTGGTGATGGTGATATCGATGTTCAAGGTTTTGTGGAGAGTAATTTGAGAAAAGTATCTGGAAACGTGAATGTACGCTATATCTTTAGAAACTTTTTGTATGGTGGTTTAGCTTTCCGTAATAGCGATGCATTATCTGTATTGGTTGGATTTAAACCTTTTGATAAAACATTGGCAAGTGGTAAAGGTAGAGCGTTTATGTGGATTGGATATTCTTATGATATTACGGTAGGTAAATTAGCTAAGATATCTACTGGTACACATGAGATTGCGTTGAAGTTTTGTTATATTCCAATTATACCAATTACGAAAGCACATAATCCACGTTGGTTGTAA
- a CDS encoding formimidoylglutamase: protein MKDISIYFSPIDPIENPIAESLGERFVRNDGSGFPEIDQAGIAIIYIPEFRNGEPSLHGQTDDRFRNHLATYFSGSNWNFKSYDLGNLMPGERVEDTYFALRQVVAELVKKSVIPLVIGGSQDLTYAMYQGYEELEQLINVLNIDSKLDLGDPELPISKDGYVSKLLMHRPCYLFNFSVVGYQTPLVKSSEIDLFEKLFFDAIRLGEFKADFKIAEPLLRNTDLLSIDLQSIKASDFKGKYFSQPNGLDNQDVCQIAKYAGISDKLTSLGLFNLLPGEIAESAHAEIAQIIWYFMDGYAQRVGDFPIGSKKEYTKFTVFLDEINHELIFYRSNRSERWWMEVPYPPKEGIKYERHHLVPCDKSQYNNALNGDIPNLWWKTYQKLG from the coding sequence ATGAAGGATATCTCTATTTATTTTAGTCCAATTGATCCGATTGAAAATCCCATTGCAGAATCTTTGGGTGAACGATTTGTTCGAAATGACGGATCAGGCTTTCCTGAAATCGATCAAGCTGGAATTGCAATCATCTATATTCCTGAGTTCAGAAATGGCGAACCTTCTTTACATGGCCAAACCGACGATCGTTTTCGAAACCACTTAGCAACTTATTTTTCGGGAAGTAACTGGAACTTTAAAAGTTATGATTTAGGAAACTTAATGCCTGGAGAACGAGTAGAAGACACCTATTTTGCATTGAGACAGGTTGTTGCTGAGTTGGTAAAAAAATCGGTTATTCCTTTAGTAATTGGTGGTTCTCAAGATTTAACTTACGCCATGTATCAAGGATATGAAGAGTTGGAACAACTAATCAATGTCTTAAATATTGATTCTAAATTGGATTTGGGAGATCCCGAACTTCCTATCAGCAAGGATGGGTATGTGAGTAAATTATTGATGCACCGACCTTGTTACTTATTCAATTTTTCAGTCGTTGGTTATCAAACACCACTCGTGAAGTCTTCAGAAATCGATTTATTTGAAAAATTATTCTTTGATGCGATTCGTTTAGGGGAATTTAAAGCAGATTTTAAAATCGCAGAGCCTTTGTTAAGAAATACAGATTTGTTAAGTATTGATTTGCAATCGATCAAAGCATCTGATTTTAAAGGAAAATACTTTTCTCAACCAAATGGGTTGGATAACCAAGATGTGTGTCAAATAGCCAAATACGCTGGAATTTCTGACAAACTAACGTCTTTGGGCTTGTTTAACCTATTACCAGGAGAAATTGCTGAAAGCGCACATGCAGAAATCGCTCAAATTATTTGGTATTTTATGGATGGGTACGCTCAAAGGGTTGGAGACTTTCCAATTGGCTCAAAAAAGGAATATACCAAGTTTACTGTTTTTCTCGACGAAATAAATCACGAACTTATTTTTTACCGCAGCAACCGCTCTGAGCGGTGGTGGATGGAGGTTCCTTATCCTCCAAAAGAAGGAATTAAATACGAAAGACATCACCTTGTTCCGTGTGATAAATCCCAGTATAACAACGCTTTGAATGGTGATATACCGAACCTGTGGTGGAAGACATATCAAAAGTTAGGGTAA
- the gldN gene encoding gliding motility protein GldN produces the protein MKKYSFILFLIGTQNASAQCESTDFLSSNPTIDNPYLKEHVLTKRTVPYEYVRESDVVWSKRVWRQIDLREKINHPIYYPLDHHTPSGQYVRNTNCWSLWTIMRHHIMNGELKVFSPYNPYQFDIIDGDQFKYPIVPESGGNYCNDSVFRNNVFYYLGKLGDQTDVPYSTYDGQDSTAIINGINQFVYPPRDTTWIDSEHIVKYLIKEDWFFDKERSVMDVRILGIAPVIAKEETSSNGQKMISGLETKFWVYFPHLRYLLTNYYVYNDKNDAQWMSYDDLFWKRRFSSTVYKESNVFDRSIDSYRTGVDALIESADIIESIRTFEQDVWNF, from the coding sequence ATGAAAAAATACTCCTTTATCCTATTTTTAATCGGGACCCAGAATGCTTCTGCACAATGTGAATCCACTGATTTTCTTTCCTCTAATCCTACTATTGATAATCCGTATCTCAAAGAACATGTTTTGACCAAACGTACCGTACCGTATGAGTATGTGCGTGAGTCTGATGTTGTTTGGAGTAAACGGGTTTGGCGACAAATTGATCTGAGAGAAAAAATCAATCACCCTATTTATTACCCATTGGATCACCATACTCCTTCTGGGCAATATGTTCGAAATACCAATTGTTGGTCTTTATGGACAATCATGCGTCATCACATTATGAACGGAGAACTCAAAGTATTTTCCCCCTACAATCCCTATCAATTTGATATTATTGATGGAGATCAGTTCAAGTATCCAATTGTTCCTGAATCTGGAGGGAATTATTGCAATGATTCCGTTTTTAGAAACAATGTGTTTTATTATCTGGGAAAGTTGGGTGATCAAACTGATGTACCTTATTCTACCTATGACGGACAAGATTCAACGGCAATAATCAATGGGATTAACCAATTTGTGTATCCACCAAGAGATACTACCTGGATTGATTCGGAACATATTGTAAAATATTTGATCAAAGAAGACTGGTTCTTTGACAAGGAACGTTCTGTAATGGATGTTCGAATCTTGGGAATAGCTCCCGTTATTGCGAAAGAGGAAACGAGTTCAAATGGACAAAAAATGATTTCAGGCTTGGAAACGAAATTTTGGGTTTATTTTCCACATTTGCGGTATTTATTGACCAATTATTATGTCTACAACGACAAAAATGATGCACAATGGATGAGCTACGATGATTTGTTTTGGAAAAGAAGATTTTCGAGTACCGTTTATAAGGAAAGCAATGTGTTTGATCGCTCAATCGATAGTTACCGAACGGGAGTTGATGCGTTAATAGAATCTGCGGATATCATTGAAAGCATTCGAACCTTTGAACAAGATGTTTGGAATTTTTGA
- a CDS encoding GldM family protein produces the protein MAGGKETPRQKMIGMMYLVLTALLALNVSKTILDAFVAIEENTQKSNVMQVDRGSEFVSDISNEIASTRGKENAQKLHKLKKVMKQMKQVDQLSASLIQEIDRVKLELLRESGEETTIIKPEDKETIIWEKGKDCRPIRMNLMAVQAKDQYDIPMHILVGDDIKNPTGKGKMIWEHYNNFRSKLIHAVGTYKEGKNSYSVNPKEINSFKDNKDLKRQVAQMLRSSHVNMRDDEEILSSIYMNLTKQERVTQNDIEGVHWIGQTFDHSPLVAALASLSSMQQDILSARSLALAHLKSKVSTGEYSFNSIVGLAYGPEIANSGDEVELNVMMAAFDSDNQPTVTYNGSSFLGSEGKGIIRTKVGSSGEMVLKGTISIKNKSGQVKMEDWTHTVKIMKPQGTISLPQLNVLYKGYNNRVEGVASGYDQTILEGNGVSLSKDGNQHIAKVTTSGKTATIDIYGVNSVSKKKVKLGSFPFRVMILPNPDFFFGAAEEGGKISPLEKNLFSRYKNSPLDAKFTILNWELSLSSAPKPEKGKGNHLSDDATRLLRQGKSGTIVNIKMDYVGPDQIVRKKLASFVL, from the coding sequence ATGGCTGGAGGAAAAGAAACACCGAGACAAAAGATGATTGGAATGATGTATTTAGTACTCACCGCACTTTTGGCATTAAACGTATCGAAAACCATTTTGGATGCGTTTGTAGCGATAGAAGAGAATACCCAAAAATCGAATGTGATGCAAGTAGATAGAGGCTCTGAATTTGTGTCTGACATTTCTAATGAGATTGCCTCAACTCGCGGAAAAGAGAATGCTCAAAAGCTTCATAAATTAAAAAAGGTGATGAAGCAAATGAAGCAAGTTGATCAATTATCGGCTAGTTTGATTCAAGAAATTGATCGTGTGAAATTAGAACTATTGAGGGAATCTGGAGAAGAGACTACGATAATCAAACCAGAAGACAAAGAAACTATTATTTGGGAAAAGGGAAAAGATTGCAGACCAATACGGATGAATTTGATGGCTGTTCAGGCAAAGGATCAATACGATATTCCAATGCATATTTTAGTTGGAGATGATATCAAGAATCCCACAGGAAAAGGAAAAATGATTTGGGAACATTACAACAATTTTCGATCAAAGTTGATTCATGCAGTGGGAACTTACAAAGAAGGAAAGAATTCGTATTCTGTTAATCCGAAAGAGATTAATAGTTTTAAGGACAATAAAGACTTGAAGAGACAAGTAGCTCAAATGCTTCGATCATCACACGTAAATATGAGGGATGATGAAGAAATTCTCTCATCCATCTATATGAATCTTACTAAACAAGAACGAGTTACACAAAATGATATAGAAGGAGTCCATTGGATTGGACAAACCTTTGATCACTCGCCACTTGTTGCTGCCTTGGCTTCTCTTTCTTCCATGCAACAAGACATTCTTTCGGCTCGTTCTTTGGCCTTGGCTCATTTAAAATCAAAAGTTTCTACTGGAGAATATTCCTTTAATAGCATAGTTGGATTGGCTTACGGACCAGAGATTGCAAATAGTGGCGACGAAGTAGAGTTGAATGTAATGATGGCCGCTTTTGATTCAGATAATCAACCTACGGTGACTTACAATGGATCATCCTTTTTAGGTTCTGAAGGAAAAGGTATCATTCGCACGAAAGTGGGTTCGAGTGGTGAAATGGTCTTGAAAGGAACGATTTCCATTAAAAATAAATCGGGTCAGGTGAAAATGGAAGATTGGACGCATACCGTAAAAATCATGAAACCGCAAGGAACCATTTCATTGCCGCAATTGAATGTCTTGTATAAAGGATACAATAATCGAGTAGAAGGTGTGGCATCTGGTTATGATCAAACAATATTGGAGGGAAATGGAGTGAGTTTATCAAAAGATGGAAATCAACATATCGCTAAAGTGACAACGAGTGGCAAAACTGCAACTATTGATATCTATGGAGTAAATTCGGTTTCAAAGAAAAAAGTGAAATTGGGCTCATTCCCATTCCGCGTAATGATTCTCCCAAATCCCGACTTTTTCTTTGGGGCTGCAGAAGAAGGAGGAAAAATTTCTCCTCTAGAAAAGAATTTATTCTCACGTTATAAAAACAGCCCTTTAGACGCCAAGTTCACAATCTTGAATTGGGAATTGAGTTTAAGTAGTGCTCCAAAACCTGAGAAGGGAAAAGGAAATCACCTTTCTGATGACGCAACACGTTTATTGAGACAAGGAAAATCAGGAACTATTGTAAATATTAAAATGGATTATGTTGGACCAGATCAAATTGTAAGAAAAAAATTAGCATCATTTGTTCTATAG
- the gldN gene encoding gliding motility protein GldN, with translation MKRLVLLSALLTGAFVNAQEINGGPVNVPQADVIDGVYMTEHIPTKRMIPYEFVREADVVWSHRVWRMIDMREKMNLPIYLPLDKHTPSGQYVRNTSRWSLWTILRHHIINGDLKMFSPYNPYQFDMLDGDQFKYPIVPEPGKNFLTDSLFRDKAFYYMGKLGAQSDVPLTDENGDPIEVTDPVTGVISFKYPPADTVWVDSEHIVQYRLKEDWFFDKERSVLDVRILGIAPVVYKEEESPTGGKNIVGMEEKFWLYFPHCRYILANYFVYNEKNDAQWQSFDDLFWQRRFTSTIYRESNVYDRKIDSYKTGVDALMEAEKVTEEIRNFEHDVWNF, from the coding sequence ATGAAACGTTTAGTTCTATTAAGTGCATTGTTGACTGGAGCATTTGTTAATGCTCAAGAAATCAATGGTGGACCTGTAAATGTGCCGCAAGCGGATGTCATTGATGGGGTTTATATGACGGAACATATTCCAACTAAAAGAATGATTCCGTACGAGTTTGTTCGTGAAGCTGATGTGGTTTGGAGTCATCGTGTTTGGCGAATGATTGATATGCGTGAAAAAATGAATCTTCCGATTTATTTGCCATTAGATAAGCATACTCCTTCTGGACAATACGTTCGAAATACGAGTCGTTGGTCTTTGTGGACAATTTTACGTCACCACATTATCAACGGGGACTTGAAAATGTTCTCTCCTTACAATCCATATCAGTTTGATATGTTAGATGGAGATCAATTCAAATATCCAATCGTACCAGAACCAGGAAAGAACTTTTTAACGGATTCTTTATTCCGTGACAAAGCTTTCTACTACATGGGGAAATTGGGAGCTCAAAGTGATGTTCCATTGACTGATGAAAATGGAGATCCAATTGAGGTTACAGACCCTGTAACTGGTGTTATCTCTTTCAAATATCCTCCTGCAGATACAGTTTGGGTAGATTCGGAGCACATTGTTCAGTATCGTTTGAAAGAAGATTGGTTCTTTGATAAAGAACGTTCGGTTTTAGATGTTCGTATTCTTGGAATTGCACCAGTAGTTTACAAAGAAGAAGAATCCCCAACGGGTGGTAAAAACATCGTTGGTATGGAAGAAAAATTCTGGTTGTATTTTCCTCATTGTCGTTACATTTTGGCTAACTACTTTGTGTACAACGAAAAGAATGATGCGCAATGGCAAAGTTTCGATGACTTGTTTTGGCAACGTCGCTTCACAAGTACTATCTACCGTGAAAGTAACGTATATGATCGCAAGATTGATAGTTACAAAACTGGTGTAGATGCACTAATGGAAGCAGAAAAAGTAACAGAAGAGATTAGAAACTTCGAACACGATGTTTGGAACTTCTAA
- a CDS encoding GldM family protein, whose protein sequence is MAGGKETPRQKMIGMMYLVLTALLALNVSKAILDAFVAIEENIQISNLNEYGRGEEKRLDLKEVAEDKSNPEAMKKAKILMGVVDKIDKMTIDQIKLLDGLKMEILEKCGENVKEVGPEFIVTKAYTDKDPLKPIRMNLMKVDGKDKYDEPMDVMGIADDIKRPTGNGIKMWDSYMKFRGDLASLIASSASTKEKKYSFKDPNIRNYKEIAEVSKTLDKAMKNVAPDDQDMLKKIYMSLTKKELDDMHEGEIKDVHWIGRTFDHSPSVAALASLSSLQKEILTARADAVSLIRLRVGGGEYSFNKIMALAYGPEVVNQNEDVELQVLMAAFDSDKQPSVTMGNAPVSKENIRDGKAFIKTKAGSTEMNLSGTITILNKSGVAKTLPWTKKIQVMKPQGTVSLPELNVLYKGYANKVEGVASGYDKTILTGSGVTLTQNGTGYIGTVSGAGKTASITVAGRNTTTNKTVTLGSFPFRVMTLPNPSLFFGATEEGGKASKVETRLFAKYSNSPLNATFTVLEYELNVAGAPRPAKGAGNVLSGEAMNLLKQAKPGSQISFMTKVVGPDKIQRKKGGVFTI, encoded by the coding sequence ATGGCAGGTGGAAAAGAAACCCCAAGACAGAAGATGATCGGTATGATGTACTTAGTACTTACCGCACTTCTGGCACTAAACGTCTCGAAGGCCATATTGGATGCTTTCGTGGCAATTGAAGAAAATATCCAAATATCAAATTTGAATGAATACGGTCGAGGTGAAGAAAAAAGACTCGATTTGAAAGAAGTAGCAGAGGATAAAAGTAATCCTGAAGCTATGAAGAAGGCTAAAATTTTGATGGGCGTTGTCGACAAAATTGATAAAATGACCATTGATCAGATCAAATTACTTGATGGGTTGAAAATGGAAATTTTAGAGAAATGTGGTGAAAACGTGAAAGAAGTTGGTCCTGAATTCATTGTTACTAAGGCCTACACGGATAAAGATCCATTGAAACCAATCCGCATGAACTTGATGAAAGTGGATGGTAAGGATAAATACGATGAGCCAATGGATGTTATGGGTATTGCAGATGATATCAAGCGTCCTACTGGAAATGGTATTAAAATGTGGGATAGCTACATGAAATTCCGTGGAGATTTAGCATCATTGATTGCTTCGTCTGCAAGTACTAAAGAAAAAAAGTATTCTTTTAAAGATCCGAACATTCGTAATTATAAAGAAATTGCTGAAGTGAGTAAGACTTTGGATAAAGCAATGAAGAATGTTGCTCCAGATGATCAGGATATGTTAAAGAAAATCTACATGTCACTTACCAAGAAAGAATTAGATGATATGCATGAGGGTGAAATCAAGGATGTACATTGGATTGGACGTACTTTTGACCACTCGCCATCAGTAGCTGCTTTAGCGTCATTGTCTTCTTTGCAAAAAGAGATTTTGACTGCTCGTGCTGATGCTGTATCATTGATTCGTTTAAGAGTTGGTGGAGGTGAGTACTCATTCAATAAAATTATGGCACTTGCTTATGGACCAGAAGTAGTAAATCAAAATGAAGATGTTGAACTTCAAGTTTTGATGGCCGCTTTTGATTCTGATAAACAACCATCAGTTACTATGGGAAATGCACCTGTTTCTAAAGAGAATATTCGCGACGGGAAAGCATTTATTAAGACTAAAGCTGGATCTACTGAAATGAATTTAAGTGGTACAATTACGATTTTGAATAAGTCAGGTGTAGCAAAAACATTACCTTGGACAAAGAAAATTCAAGTAATGAAGCCACAAGGGACAGTTTCTCTTCCTGAATTGAATGTATTGTACAAAGGATACGCAAATAAAGTGGAGGGTGTAGCTTCTGGTTACGACAAAACAATTTTGACTGGTTCTGGAGTTACATTGACTCAAAATGGAACAGGCTATATCGGAACGGTTAGTGGAGCAGGTAAAACTGCATCAATTACTGTTGCAGGAAGAAACACTACAACTAATAAAACAGTAACATTAGGTTCTTTCCCTTTCCGTGTGATGACATTGCCTAATCCTTCTTTGTTCTTTGGAGCAACTGAAGAAGGCGGTAAAGCATCTAAAGTGGAAACTCGTTTGTTTGCTAAATACTCAAATAGCCCATTGAATGCAACATTTACAGTATTAGAATACGAATTAAATGTTGCTGGTGCTCCAAGACCTGCTAAAGGCGCTGGAAACGTTTTGAGTGGTGAAGCAATGAACTTGTTGAAACAAGCAAAGCCTGGTTCTCAAATTAGTTTTATGACTAAAGTAGTTGGACCAGATAAAATTCAACGTAAAAAAGGTGGTGTATTCACCATTTAA
- a CDS encoding SUMF1/EgtB/PvdO family nonheme iron enzyme, protein MKKLLFIGLIGALIASCSSRSGHLTGTLGRRVYQPEIPLGMVYVPSGSYIMGENDQDVPFLHQTRAKTVSVQAFYIDQTEITNNEYRQFVDWVRDSMARERIYSGVEDDEDASRYINYADMYFDEGALEMAEFEPSDRDVNRAQFTLNWDRRFSYTDEELMPFLADMYYPQPERFYRRREIDTRKLNFKYYWIDLREAARRGRIDIVHNGIDKDGNEVSPEHRDLNTPNHPFTEEPQGLDKDLSYFNKKGQSTGLRGHENRQRFIIDEEINVYPDTLVWVRDFTYAFHDPMTNMYFWHPAYDNYPVIGITWVQAKAFSIWRTQLLNSWLTAMGDLFVNDFRLPTEAEWERAARGDLNNSPYPWGGPYIRNQSGCFLGNFKPMRGRYFEDGGFHTVKAYSYNPNGWGLYCMAGNVSEWCETAYDEAMYEFSHDLNTDYRYDAMDWDPPAMKRKVIRGGSWKDVGYYLQTSTRTYEYQDTAKSYVGFRNVATHLGRGGRDFSKEGGEEIRSDIQLR, encoded by the coding sequence ATGAAAAAACTGTTGTTTATCGGTTTAATTGGGGCTTTAATTGCCTCTTGTAGCTCGCGAAGCGGTCACTTGACTGGGACTTTGGGTCGTCGAGTTTACCAGCCTGAGATTCCTCTTGGGATGGTGTATGTTCCATCTGGCTCCTATATTATGGGAGAAAATGACCAAGATGTTCCTTTCTTGCACCAAACACGTGCAAAAACGGTTTCTGTTCAGGCATTTTATATTGACCAAACGGAGATTACAAATAATGAGTATCGTCAATTCGTTGATTGGGTTCGTGACTCAATGGCTCGTGAACGTATTTACTCTGGAGTGGAGGATGATGAAGATGCATCTCGCTACATCAATTATGCAGACATGTATTTTGATGAAGGTGCTTTAGAAATGGCTGAATTTGAGCCTTCTGATCGAGATGTGAATCGCGCTCAATTTACGTTGAATTGGGATCGTCGTTTTTCTTACACTGACGAAGAGTTGATGCCTTTCTTAGCTGACATGTACTATCCTCAGCCTGAGCGTTTTTACAGACGTCGTGAAATTGATACTCGTAAATTGAATTTCAAGTACTATTGGATAGATTTGAGAGAAGCGGCTAGAAGAGGTCGAATTGATATCGTTCACAATGGAATTGATAAAGATGGAAATGAGGTTAGTCCAGAGCACCGTGACTTGAATACTCCAAACCATCCGTTTACTGAAGAACCTCAAGGTTTGGATAAGGATTTGAGTTATTTCAATAAAAAAGGACAAAGTACAGGTCTTCGTGGTCACGAGAATCGTCAACGTTTTATCATTGATGAGGAAATTAATGTGTATCCAGATACTTTGGTTTGGGTGCGTGACTTTACTTATGCTTTCCATGATCCAATGACGAATATGTATTTCTGGCATCCAGCGTACGATAACTATCCAGTTATTGGTATTACTTGGGTACAAGCAAAAGCATTTTCAATTTGGAGAACTCAATTATTGAATAGCTGGTTAACAGCAATGGGAGATTTATTTGTAAATGATTTCCGTTTGCCAACAGAAGCTGAATGGGAACGAGCTGCTCGTGGAGATTTGAATAACTCACCTTACCCTTGGGGAGGCCCTTATATTCGTAACCAGAGCGGATGTTTCTTAGGTAACTTTAAACCAATGCGAGGTCGTTATTTTGAAGACGGTGGTTTCCATACTGTAAAAGCATATTCTTACAATCCGAACGGATGGGGGTTATATTGTATGGCTGGAAACGTTTCTGAGTGGTGTGAAACTGCTTATGACGAAGCGATGTATGAGTTCTCTCATGATTTGAATACTGATTATAGATATGATGCAATGGACTGGGATCCGCCAGCAATGAAACGTAAAGTTATCCGCGGGGGTTCTTGGAAAGATGTAGGTTATTATTTGCAAACTTCAACTCGTACATACGAGTATCAGGATACAGCCAAATCGTACGTCGGATTCCGAAATGTGGCAACACACTTAGGACGTGGTGGACGTGACTTCTCGAAAGAGGGTGGGGAAGAAATTCGTAGCGATATCCAACTTCGCTAG
- the gldL gene encoding gliding motility protein GldL, whose translation MKPGSKGWKKFMAKLYGFGAAVVIVGALFKIMHWPFAGPMLIVGLSTEALIFIFSAFEPIHEDPNWELVYPELALGHSDDLDHDALPAAGGRGGRNSGGSGITEHLDKMLEEAKIDGQLLERLGDGMRQLGENAAQLKGVTSAAAATDSYVSSLQAASDKVSNLSEAYERASVSISGMTSNTQEGESFGEQMQKVSKNLSALNNVYELQLKGSSAHLEATEKFQGQVTEMMKNLSDSAEDTKRYKENMAMLSKNLTDLNSVYGNMLKAMTISRD comes from the coding sequence ATGAAACCAGGAAGTAAAGGATGGAAAAAGTTTATGGCGAAATTATACGGTTTCGGTGCGGCAGTCGTAATCGTAGGAGCCTTATTTAAAATCATGCACTGGCCTTTTGCAGGTCCCATGTTGATCGTCGGATTAAGTACAGAGGCATTGATTTTCATTTTCTCGGCATTTGAGCCGATTCATGAGGATCCAAATTGGGAATTGGTGTACCCAGAGTTAGCTTTAGGTCACAGTGATGATTTAGATCACGATGCTTTGCCAGCTGCAGGAGGAAGAGGAGGAAGAAATTCTGGTGGATCTGGAATTACTGAGCACTTAGACAAAATGTTAGAGGAAGCAAAAATTGATGGTCAATTGTTAGAGCGTTTAGGTGATGGAATGCGTCAGTTGGGTGAAAATGCTGCTCAATTGAAAGGTGTAACATCTGCAGCAGCGGCAACTGACTCTTATGTTTCTTCATTGCAAGCAGCGTCTGACAAAGTATCTAATTTATCTGAAGCTTATGAAAGAGCATCAGTTTCAATTTCTGGAATGACTTCAAACACACAAGAAGGTGAGTCGTTCGGTGAGCAAATGCAAAAAGTTTCTAAAAACTTGTCTGCATTGAACAATGTTTACGAATTGCAATTGAAAGGTTCTTCGGCTCATTTAGAGGCAACAGAGAAATTCCAAGGTCAAGTAACTGAAATGATGAAGAATTTATCTGATTCAGCTGAAGATACAAAACGTTATAAAGAAAATATGGCAATGTTGTCTAAAAACTTAACTGATTTAAATTCAGTTTATGGCAACATGTTGAAAGCTATGACAATTTCTAGAGATTAA